From a single Pleurodeles waltl isolate 20211129_DDA chromosome 8, aPleWal1.hap1.20221129, whole genome shotgun sequence genomic region:
- the LOC138249386 gene encoding olfactory receptor 52K2-like — MEKVGLEFRAIISGDFKAKLGRSSTEVNPFIRDFEVYSAQGPLDSRGRDLLKELEEMGLLNFYDIEAFLKMCKCPANVSTSMPSEFLLLGLSWIEDKALWLAIPLTVWYSFSCVANCTLITIIVAERNLHKTMFIYIAVLGVVDLMLSGSVIPKVLAILWFESYTISADACLMQMFLFFGIESVEVSLFMLMSYDRYAAICHPLRYPSIITNSFILKSALILFTRNMIFLSTMPYLTIWMPYCMSNIVPNSFCEHLAVIKLSCGDRTPNNIFMLALVCIHTVADCGLIGLSYLFILRVVLSLASSEARKKAFNTCSTHIIIIGFFVSACIFSFLVYMFDTNAPLYIQTTSTLLIGLVPPLLNPIAFGIRMKEIRQGLKKLTLQIHHQRL; from the exons atggagaaggtgggattggaatttcgtgccatcatctccgGGGACTTTAAAGCCAAGTTGGGCCGGTCCAGTACTGaggttaatcccttcatccgtgactTTGAGGTCTATTCAGCGCAGGGTCCGCTGGACTCGAGAGGcagagatctactaaaggaactcgaggagatgggcctcttgaatttctatgatattgaagca TTTTTGAAAATGTGCAAGTGTCCCGCTAATGTCTCAACATCTATGCCTTCAGAGTTTCTCCTGCTAGGATTATCCTGGATCGAAGATAAGGCGTTGTGGTTGGCCATTCCCTTGACCGTCTGGTACTCTTTCTCATGTGTAGCCAACTGCACTTTGATCACAATCATTGTCGCAGAAAGGAACCTCCATAAGACCATGTTCATCTACATCGCTGTGCTGGGTGTGGTGGATCTCATGTTATCTGGCTCAGTGATTCCAAAAGTCCTTGCCATCCTGTGGTTTGAATCCTACACAATCAGCGCTGATGCATGCCTCATGCAAATGTTTCTGTTTTTTGGCATTGAAAGCGTGGAGGTATCTCTCTTCATGTTGATGTCTTATGATCGCTACGCTGCCATATGCCATCCTCTCAGATACCCTTCGATCATCACCAATTCATTCATACTTAAATCGGCATTGATCCTATTTACCCGGAACATGATCTTCCTAAGCACTATGCCTTATCTCACAATATGGATGCCATACTGCATGTCAAATATAGTCCCCAATTCTTTCTGCGAACACTTAGCTGTCATAAAACTTTCCTGTGGAGACAGGACACCTAATAatatatttatgcttgcactggttTGCATACACACAGTGGCAGACTGTGGTCTAATTGGATTATCATACCTTTTCATCCTCCGTGTGGTGCTAAGCCTTGCCTCCTCTGAAGCTCGAAAGAAGGCCTTTAATACCTGCAGCACCCACATCATCATCATCGGCTTCTTTGTGTCAGCATGCATTTTCTCATTTCTGGTATACATGTTCGATACCAACGCCCCATTGTATATCCAAACCACATCTACTCTCCTAATTGGACTGGTTCCACCACTGTTAAATCCAATAGCATTTGGGATTAGGATGAAGGAAATTCGCCAGGGTCTCAAGAAGCTTACTTTACAGATACATCACCAGAGACTGTAG